A region of the Drosophila subpulchrella strain 33 F10 #4 breed RU33 chromosome 3L, RU_Dsub_v1.1 Primary Assembly, whole genome shotgun sequence genome:
ATCATAAGTATTATCTTCTTTACTTCAGTAGGTTTATATATAGAAGCCCCGAACCTAACGTTGCTGCTGATACGATCGCACATGTTGCTGGTCTGAGGGCCCAATGCTAATGCGCCCAATTAACGATTCCATTCAACATCGAGTACAGCAAGAGCTTTCAGCGCAATCAGCTGGCGATGAACCTCAGAGATAGCCCTACCCCCAGTTAAAGAAGACTATCAGTTGAAATATGAGGCATACGTCTGTACACAGAAAAAATTGTCTTGATGGCTCGCCCATTATAAATCTAAGCAAACTGATGTTAGGCAGAATTATGAGTTAGAAGATTCTTTCTGGGATAATATCAGTAGCCAACTTAAACCGCTTTCGAGACCCAAAATATTCGTTTAATCAATATGAAAACTGGGATGTGTgaggtttttaaaaaatcaaaagtaGAGGGATgtctttttaaataattccgTATTTTGGTACAACGACAGGtgatcatatcatatcataatATGATACTTACACTTCCAACCTctgattataattataatacaaTCCCTATCATTATATCACAGTAAGTACTAGGCATCATCAATTTTTGGGACGATAGTGTGGTCTTGTTTACGATTAAACTTGTAGTTGTTGGCAAGAATTTGCCCTCCTTATCAGTCACATATTTCTAATTCGAGAGCTTGAGGCGCCGAAGAAGACGGGCGGATATGTATGTTAATTCATTCATATACCGCCAGACCTCCACACCCCCTAATAcgggcttttttttttgtatcttacGGGTCAACATTTGGAGACCCTAGAGTCTAGATTCTGAATTCCAGATAACGAAAGCAAACACGCGCACACAGACAGGCGGAGCACACGATTTTCACATGCCGCTGTAAATTTTCGGCAATTATATAGTCGTGTGTATGTGCGACACGAGAATCGGGAGCACATGGTGGGTTTTTTCTCCTTTCTTTTTCGTTAATAATAAAACCCCACCACAGATACAACTCACTGTAGCGTGCTCGTCATTCTcctcgttgttgttgctgctgcctgGGCTGCCTtcttatgtaaacataaacaagtTGTTGCACTTCAGATCTCCAGCGTGGGCCTTCGGCTCGATTGAATCGCTCTCCGGGGGATAATCAGATATAGTCGCTATATTTACAGGCGAATTAGTACAATAGCGGTCAGAGTCGGAAGCGCGAGTTGCGGCCGTTTGGTAATTTTTGGGATTGTTTATCTCAGTGTTACCAGGTGCCAGGGGTCAAGTATCTTTCCCTAACGCGTGCACCCACTCATGCACTGTACAAAGTTTCGACCAATTCTATTGCTCCATGAGTTCCATGGTATGAAAAGTCCTGTGCCAAACAACGTTTTCTGTAGGAGTTCAACATCGTCGAATCAAGTCGTTGAACAAACATTTTTGGATAAAGTATCATCAAGGACAACCATGAACTAATatagaaaacaaattaattcatatttagtttttatacattttgtatTGCCAAGTTAGATAACTTTGTTCAAATACTTTAGTCGTCTTCACAATAGTTACCAAACAGATTTATCTGCCAACCCTGTTTTAAGATTTAGTTAGTTACGTTAGTTTTAAATGAATGAATGGTTtcttgaatttaaaatttaatattgtAACCAATTTGGACGTCGCGTCCCAAACGGGTCTCCAGTGTGAACGGGTGTTCAGTGTTCACAGCTATCGATAGCTTCTAAATACGACCCTGCGCTAATATCGATATTTACTATAAGCCGAAAACTTACATCGCCATCGCCCAGCTCTTCCTTTCTCTTTCTTTCCGGTTGTCAAAAGGTACAGATGTGAAAATTGTAATTCCGCGTGGACTCGCGACGCATCTTACTAATACTAAccattttacttttattttcagtGCAGTGCATCCCGAACCGCTAAACAATGGCCGACGTTGATGTGTGAGTGGATGTTTCATTTACGAAAAACTATATTTTCGCCTTGCTTGGCGAACCGCTTGTTGATGAAATTAATTGGTCCGTGTTTATGAATTTCCATTGATTAGAAATTCTCCAATTACTGAACAAGCAAGGCTAAATGGAGTTTTTTGGGGTGTTAGTTGTTGTGACCGATGATCGATTGCTAATGTACTTTGTTCTCCCGCCACAGTGATGTTCCCTCCGCTGCCCCCGTCCTCGATGGCGCCATGGACATTAACACCGCCCTGCAGGAGGTCCTGAAGAAGTCCCTGATCGCCGATGGACTCGTCCACGGCATCCACCAGGCCTGCAAGGCCCTGGACAAGTGAGTAGTCCAACAACCCGAGTTCAAGATGGTGATTCACTTCCTAGGGGGTTTGAATTGGTTCGCAGAAATCCAGAAATAGCTAGTTTAATGGTTCAAATGAACTAATATGACCTCTTATATGTTCTGTGAAGTATAAGGACAGATGGGAATACCTGAGTCCATGAGGCGGGATCTTCTGAAAACCACGTTTTCCAAAATGCCGGTCTTTGTTCTACTTAACCAACTTTCATAAAGTTATATATAACCTGTTTATATCcgtaattaattttaaatttccaaACAAAACTGCCTCATAAATCTGTTTCTACTAAAAGTAAATCATTTCCATTCTTTAAAATCGTCTCTAAAGACACTGAGGAACTATGAAACCACGTTTTTAATGAGTAGCATTAGTAGTACCTCCTTGGCTTTTCATTTTACCCCAACATAAGAGTAATTTTCGTTTATTTCAAATCATTCAGTCCCGAGAAGTGTTACCATCTTATGCAGTTTGCCTTTGTTGATGTGCCtatgatgaaattaattgGTCCGTGTTTATGAATTTATATTGATTAAAAACCTTCCAATTACTGAGCAAGTGTCAGCAAAACGAACTGCATTTAATATTCCACCAGCAAGAGGGCAATCCACTAACCATTACCATTTTATTCACCTCCCCAGGCGTCAGGCTGTCCTGTGCATCCTGGCCGAGTCCTTCGACGAGCCCAACTACAAGAAGCTGGTCACCGCCCTGTGCAACGAGCACCAGATCCCCCTGATCCGCGTGGACTCGCACAAGAAGCTGGGCGAGTGGTCCGGTCTGTGCAAGATCGACAAGGAGGGCAAGCCCCGCAAGGTGTGCGGCTGCTCCGTGGTCGTGATCAAGGATTTCGGTGAGGAGACACCCGCTTTGGACGTGGTTAAGGACCATCTCAGGCAGAACAGCTAAACTGCTGTCCCCTGTCTGCTGAATGAGAGACTACgtgaaagtttttttttaagctattcgctaattgaaaataaaacgTAATGCACCTGAATCcagatgaaaataaaagaaagttGACCTTTTTACATTTTTGGAATGTTCTATTCTAATCAAGCGATTGTTTTGTAATTAAAGCAGGGCTTAAATTAGTCTTTAAGGCAGACCAGCTTGTGCTGTGGCCAATCCTTGAGTTGGCAATCACTGAAGAGCGAAAAAATGTATCGATTATGTAAGGATTTAACTATTAAAAGCTGTAATTCAACCCACCGGGAGCAGTAGTGCACTTGCTTGCAGCTAGCGCACTTCTTTTTGGCCTTGCCCTCACAGGTGGCACAGCTGTGCTCCAGCCCGCCATCGCCACCAGCTCCGGAATCCTTTGGCTCATCCACTTTAAGGTCCTCCATGTTCTGCTCCAGCTCGCAGAGTAACTCAGTGCCGTAGGCTTTGCTCAGGCGACTGGCCAAAGCGCAGAtatcttccttgtttttgttgagGAACACCGAGTCCTGTTCCTGGGCTATCTGGTAAAAGCCGCCGTTTTGCTCAACGTCCTTCATCAGCTCCTCTTGGATCTGTGGAATGTCCTCCAGCAAGAGGGATTGCGACTTGGCCGTACTACCACTAAGCGTCAGGCGGCTGAGGAACGCCTTGAGTTCTATAAGCGGTGGCAGTTGGTCCAGCAAAGTCTCGTGCATCAGGCCCAAAAGCTAAGTGATCATGGTAAGTAGTAGTTCTGAAACAAGTTGGATCACAACTAACCTTGCTTAACTGCTTGCAGCGTGCCTCATTGAACGCATAGTTCTCCATGATCTGGGCGTTTAGGAGGAGCTGGCGCACACAGAACCAGGCCTGAGCCTCCGGCTTGACAATCTTGGCAACATCATCCACATTGGTCCACTTCTCGTCGATGAACTTCTGCAGCCCCTTGCTAGTCTTGCGTTGCCAGGGACTAGGATGATAAGGAACATATTCAGCTAAGGAAAGATCCCAAAGATCCTTAGTGCTCACCGGAAACAGAGAACATCCACCATGAGCCAAGGAATATCGTGGGTCACCAGCATACGGCGTGCTGCGCTCAGATGGAACAATCCCACATTATCCGCCAGATAATTCAATACAGAGATGCAGCGCAAGCCAATCTTGTAGATAAAGTCACGTTTCTGGCGTTCCAGCTCCGTGAGCACTGCCTCATCCACATCCAGTTTGGACTCATTCTCATGGTAACCCATGCTGACCAAGCCAATGACCTGGGAAACCGCTTGGGCGCAATAGTCGATCAAATCCAGCACCGATTCCTGCAGCGTCTCACAGCCACTGGGATGGTAGAGACAAACATCCAGGAGAGCCACCAGGGCAGCCTCGTGATACAGCACCGTGTAGATGAGGAACGTGGCCTGTGGATTGGGATCTATCTCTAGGAGATGGGGAAGAACCCGAGTCTTCCACATGGTTACGCAATAGGCTTCGTGGATCAGTAGGCGCAGCTTGTCGCGCGAGATGAGGAACTCCTTGACCTCTTCCTCGCGATTCTGGCTCAGTTCCAAAGAGGCCTGCTGGCTCAGCTTGATGATCATCTCGTGCACCTCCAGCCATTTGCTGCTGCCCACCTCGCGCACCTCAAACGGGCGAATGCTCTCCACAAAGAGATACATCTCCTCCGGATATACAAAGTTCAGCATTTTTGTTAGGTacagttttattttctttagaATTTTCAGAACCCTTTGTTTCAACGTTTGGTTTTTGTTAATGACAGGTGAAGAGTGGGTCTAGGGGTTATGAAAACATTTTGGGTTGCCATGGCAAGCAGCGGTTGCTAGGATTCTGGAATGTTATCTGAAGGTACAGCCGTGAAAATATTCTCAATAGCTAAATAAATTGATAGACAATCTGTTTCCATGCCAATGCAAGACTTTTTCGGATTAGGTGTGTGGAAAATTGGGTGATTCGGGTAGGATTTATATTAGTAAACGAAGAATTCCGCAAAACTAAGGCAATATAGGATTTTTGAGGGACACCCAATATattgtttttcaaaataaatagtaATGGTAATTTGTAATCTACTTACCacacatattttaaagattgCAGGTGAGCAATTATGTTCCCAAAAAATACTTCTAACGTTAGTTATATCGACTTGTTTACCATACattctttaaaattataacTATCTAGATTTAAACCAACTACCATTTTAAGAtctctaaaaataaatttaatagatataaaatattttccacgTAAattagacattttttttatagatgGGAATGTAgtgaagaaattaaaattttatattatttatcgaaatcgaatGATTCAAGTACTTTGTTTTATTGATAGGTCAACATTCATTTTTGATCAAACTCAGATGTAAAATTGCTGTTATTAAAGTAAAGCATGGTAagataatttataaatttatctCAAAATTATTatggaacatttttttttaaataaagtgTTTAAAAAAAGGTTCTTCAAATTGGTTTTTGAAGTATGGTCAGTTAAGTAGAATTTgtgtaaatacaatttaaattattttttgtggcATTGCTTTTCAATTTATATAGTTTGAAttattaccataggaatattcaGTCTAGACGCACTAACTTTGTTACCTGTTAGAAAACAAAGGCAGTTTCTAGTAGCAGTCTGCAGGCTTTTcgttttcatttattttggcaaCTATTACGCCAGGCCGGTTAATTGTGGCCCCCGATAAAGGCGTTCGGAGCGTCGGCCGTGCACAATTGGAACTCGTTCAGTCACTTTCGCTGAAAAGTTGCGTTGACACTGCGCATGCGTGGCGTGTCATGGGGAAAGAAATGGTGGATTGAAGGGGGAGGGCACTCTCATGTTTCATTTCGGACAATGTTTCTTTCGCTCCATTGTGGCACTGCGTTTGTTTCAATTGTTactattaattttattttatttacacaCCAGTCGAGCACTTTTTCTGCCCGACGCGACGACAATTGACTTCAAAAGTCACCTGAGATGGCCGAGGGGAAAAAGTTACAACCACTATGAAAGTTTTTGTGGCCTTTCGGCGTTTTCTTCATTTTTCGATAATAACCAAAGCGAATTGAAACTAATATAGCTTGATAACTTTCccaaaagaaaatgaaaagcGCCTTTTAATTGCCGCAGAGAAAAAAGTGCAAGAAGAGAGCAGCCTTTACAGAATAAGCGATTGCGTAATGCCATTAATCGATAACCAATTAACGGTAGATAAGTCAGTTTGCAATGCTTTCCGATTCGTTTGAAGGTGAAACCCTTTTCCGCCGGTATCGCATCAATCAGAGTTTTTACCCATAGTTATTATAGATTACAACATTTTATAAACCTTAAGCATTTTATGTTCAATGTGCTTcgttttaaaatacaaaaaaaaagtttatcttgataattcttatattctttgaaataaaaattcagTCTTGACTttccaaataaatattttccaagCAAGTCAATTCCGACTTATCTGTCATAAATATCTAAGTTTTTCACAATGATATAAAACCATGGCTCTCAACCACAACGATCCTTTTTATCCTGTGCTAACTTTGGTTGCCCTTTTTGGGCTGTTGTTGATGCTCGTTGGTTTGCTCTTTTGTATTGGATATTGCTGCTGTTTCAGATGTTACGACAAAGAAGGCTATTAAAATCACATTGGTTCTataaatacaatatatatTGGTAACTTTTTTCAAGTATAAATTTCAAACATTCAATGTAATTTCaaaatactatttttttttgtattgttGTCAGTTTATAAACAAATGCCTTTGGGACCCGAAACACAAAACTagtataaatatatgtaaaatgtgctacatatttttttaattgttcatcacttataataatatttatcatTCCAAAGGGAAAGGAGCTCCTAAATTTGTAAAGTACATCTCAAAAAAACTTGAAAAATGTTTCGAGGCATAGGACTCATTTTGTTTCCGGTCCTGATAGTTGCCGTAGTTATTTGCTGTTGCGCCTGTTGCATTTGCATCATATGCACCGGGTGCTGTGCGTTAATAATGCGGGCTCTTCATCTTCAACCGCGTTTGCCGCAGGAACCTCCTCAACAACAGCCTCAACAAATTGTGGAAAGGACATCTTCCCCTGCCGTGGAAAACATAGATGATATAATGGTGCAAAGAGATAACATAGTACCAGCTGCAGTCCAACCCAAAATCAATTGTGCGTAGTACAAAAGAAAGTATATTTTAGAAGtacattaaattatataaagaCAGCCTCCTTGATTCTCTTATCTCTTATTCTctatcttatttatttattattaaaagtgttTTTAAAGATCAGCGGGTTATAGATCgataaaaaatacacaaaccCATTCAAACCATAGATTACAAGGTTTTTAAGATGATTGATTACAAAGTTGTTTTGAGCCTAAAATATTCTAAACTAAAATGTTGACTTTTATTTTTCGGAAAATGAGTAAATACTTTTACAAAATACTGTGACTCTCAGTATTGCACGAAAG
Encoded here:
- the LOC119554324 gene encoding zinc finger MYND domain-containing protein 10 homolog, coding for MLNFVYPEEMYLFVESIRPFEVREVGSSKWLEVHEMIIKLSQQASLELSQNREEEVKEFLISRDKLRLLIHEAYCVTMWKTRVLPHLLEIDPNPQATFLIYTVLYHEAALVALLDVCLYHPSGCETLQESVLDLIDYCAQAVSQVIGLVSMGYHENESKLDVDEAVLTELERQKRDFIYKIGLRCISVLNYLADNVGLFHLSAARRMLVTHDIPWLMVDVLCFRPWQRKTSKGLQKFIDEKWTNVDDVAKIVKPEAQAWFCVRQLLLNAQIMENYAFNEARCKQLSKLLGLMHETLLDQLPPLIELKAFLSRLTLSGSTAKSQSLLLEDIPQIQEELMKDVEQNGGFYQIAQEQDSVFLNKNKEDICALASRLSKAYGTELLCELEQNMEDLKVDEPKDSGAGGDGGLEHSCATCEGKAKKKCASCKQVHYCSRDCQLKDWPQHKLVCLKD
- the LOC119554326 gene encoding 40S ribosomal protein S12 — encoded protein: MADVDVDVPSAAPVLDGAMDINTALQEVLKKSLIADGLVHGIHQACKALDKRQAVLCILAESFDEPNYKKLVTALCNEHQIPLIRVDSHKKLGEWSGLCKIDKEGKPRKVCGCSVVVIKDFGEETPALDVVKDHLRQNS